From a region of the Candidatus Jettenia caeni genome:
- a CDS encoding type IV fimbrial assembly protein: MQMKEKTKVSLKTEAKRKLFGQILKDKGLITEDQIQEALMIQRQKGGLLGDILTSLHYITSEQIMQALSGYLGLEIITLENMDISPEVITMVPAAIAQLYRIVPVSNKNGVLTIVQADALNFEALDDLRLLLKHSIKLMLCQKDEVVRAIEKYYPKKHESVEQLLLEFKEDTSYNAFVRGEYIDIEELKKMAATTPVKKWVNLMFLNAILDKASDIHIEPFEDECKIRFRIDGVLYEKISPPKQLGIPIASRIKLISGMDISERRLPQDGRIQLNVGGTPIDLRVSTLPTKYGESIVMRLLNKSVMSVNLNVLGFRPDELKSIHQLLNKPNGIILVTGPTGSGKTTTLYAALSYLNDIGTKIITTEDPVEYDIDGLIQVQINPSIDVTFANCLRAILRQDPDIILVGEIRDEETAKIAIQASLTGHLVFSTLHTNDAPTTITRLIDMDIKPYLIASTVEVVISQRLVRKICVSCKEEYMPSEESLMELNLTREDVKEKQFFRGKGCSNCRNIGYKGRMGIYEIMVMNEEIRRLTIEQAHTNVIRSVAKRNGMNTLRDSGLTAVYDGLTTIEEVMRETMLV, encoded by the coding sequence ATGCAGATGAAAGAAAAAACAAAAGTAAGTTTAAAGACTGAAGCAAAGAGGAAACTCTTTGGACAAATATTGAAAGATAAGGGCTTAATTACCGAAGACCAAATCCAGGAAGCTCTGATGATTCAGAGACAGAAAGGCGGCTTGCTTGGCGATATTTTAACAAGCCTTCATTACATTACGAGTGAACAGATTATGCAAGCCCTGAGCGGGTATTTGGGATTAGAGATTATAACCCTTGAAAATATGGATATATCGCCTGAAGTTATTACTATGGTGCCTGCAGCTATTGCACAATTATATCGCATTGTCCCCGTTAGCAATAAAAATGGTGTTCTTACCATTGTCCAGGCAGATGCCTTAAATTTTGAGGCCCTGGATGATTTAAGATTGCTCCTGAAACATTCTATAAAATTGATGCTTTGCCAAAAGGATGAAGTCGTCCGCGCCATAGAAAAATATTATCCGAAAAAGCATGAATCTGTTGAACAGCTATTATTGGAATTCAAAGAAGATACATCCTATAACGCATTTGTCAGGGGAGAGTATATCGATATTGAAGAGCTAAAAAAGATGGCTGCTACGACTCCGGTGAAAAAATGGGTTAATCTTATGTTTCTGAATGCTATTCTGGATAAGGCTAGCGATATACATATAGAACCATTCGAGGATGAATGCAAGATCCGGTTTCGCATTGATGGCGTGCTGTACGAAAAGATATCTCCGCCAAAACAGTTAGGAATACCTATTGCCTCACGAATAAAGCTTATATCCGGTATGGATATTTCAGAGCGGAGATTACCGCAGGATGGACGCATTCAATTAAACGTTGGGGGAACACCTATCGATTTACGTGTTTCCACACTTCCCACGAAATATGGAGAAAGCATTGTTATGCGCCTGTTGAATAAGTCTGTTATGTCTGTCAATTTAAATGTATTGGGGTTTCGCCCGGACGAGTTAAAATCGATACACCAATTATTGAATAAACCGAATGGAATAATCCTTGTTACCGGCCCGACAGGTTCCGGAAAAACAACAACTCTGTATGCGGCGCTCAGTTATTTAAATGATATTGGCACAAAAATTATTACTACTGAAGACCCTGTTGAATATGATATTGACGGACTTATTCAGGTACAGATAAACCCATCTATTGACGTAACCTTTGCGAATTGTTTGAGGGCTATTTTAAGGCAAGATCCTGATATTATCCTTGTCGGTGAAATACGGGATGAAGAAACCGCTAAAATTGCTATACAAGCCTCATTGACAGGGCATTTAGTTTTTAGTACACTGCACACCAATGATGCCCCTACTACGATAACACGCCTCATTGATATGGACATTAAGCCATATCTGATCGCTTCTACGGTAGAAGTAGTTATTAGCCAAAGATTGGTACGTAAAATATGCGTTTCATGTAAAGAAGAATATATGCCTTCCGAAGAATCTTTGATGGAATTAAACCTTACACGGGAAGATGTAAAAGAGAAGCAGTTTTTTCGGGGCAAAGGCTGCAGTAACTGTCGCAATATAGGATATAAGGGACGTATGGGAATATATGAGATTATGGTTATGAATGAAGAGATACGGCGATTAACAATCGAACAGGCACACACAAATGTAATCAGGTCGGTCGCAAAAAGAAATGGAATGAATACCTTAAGAGACAGTGGATTAACGGCAGTATACGATGGATTAACGACAATTGAGGAAGTTATGAGAGAAACAATGTTGGTATAA
- a CDS encoding NUDIX hydrolase has product MIIYSGKKIQVRKDEIILDDGRKAMRETVEHPGSAAIIPFISEHEILLIQQYRHAIKETIYEIPAGTLDKGETFYTCAERELEEETGYRAGILEPLIILYPSPGILGETMHLFKATKLTKTQTNYQVDESIKGIVQVKLSEAFDMIRKGILRDAKTVCSILMCK; this is encoded by the coding sequence GTGATTATTTATTCTGGTAAAAAAATACAGGTTCGAAAGGATGAGATTATCTTAGACGATGGGAGAAAGGCAATGAGGGAAACCGTAGAGCATCCGGGTTCAGCCGCTATTATCCCTTTTATTTCGGAACATGAAATTCTTCTTATCCAGCAATACAGACATGCCATCAAAGAGACAATTTACGAGATTCCTGCCGGTACCCTTGATAAGGGTGAGACCTTTTATACGTGTGCGGAGCGTGAATTAGAAGAAGAGACAGGCTATAGAGCCGGTATACTAGAGCCGCTTATAATTCTCTATCCCTCTCCGGGCATTCTCGGTGAAACTATGCATCTCTTTAAAGCAACAAAGCTCACAAAAACTCAAACGAATTATCAGGTGGATGAATCAATTAAGGGTATTGTACAAGTTAAATTGAGTGAGGCATTCGATATGATAAGGAAAGGCATACTACGGGATGCGAAAACGGTATGTAGTATCTTGATGTGTAAATAG
- a CDS encoding type IV fimbrial assembly protein, whose translation MSIFQYSAVDKKGHTIKDKLEASGSDDAVAKIRALGYFPTSIKEISFRQKGKELPVSSDKALEKHTRISISFGKVKSKELTVFTRQLATLQDAGLPIIRGLKILSSQMKKGLFKKTILKVIEDIEGGSTLSGAFVKHPRVFDTLYVSIVRAGEVSGTLDIILQRLADFREKMERLIRKIISAMIYPIVVMVVAIGILIGLMIFIVPNFAKIFEELGLELPVPTKMLILFSTILKTQWICIPSVPLGSFILYKCLGEIKKMRLLIDKTKFKLPIFGNIINKSTISRFTRTLATLTSSGVPILDALNNAKESTGNAAMAQAIQHIHDSIRGGESITKPLRASKICDEMVVNMVEVGEETGGLDAMLNKVADNYDDEVDRAVEAMVSLIEPIMIVFLGGSVGFIVIAMFVPLIKLMQGISGQ comes from the coding sequence ATGTCTATTTTTCAATACAGCGCTGTTGATAAAAAGGGACATACTATAAAAGATAAACTTGAGGCCTCTGGTTCAGATGATGCCGTTGCAAAGATACGCGCTCTCGGCTATTTTCCAACAAGCATCAAAGAGATTTCTTTTCGTCAAAAAGGAAAAGAACTGCCCGTTTCATCCGATAAAGCCTTAGAAAAACATACCAGAATATCCATCTCTTTTGGTAAGGTAAAATCGAAAGAACTTACGGTATTCACACGGCAACTTGCGACACTCCAGGATGCAGGACTTCCTATTATACGAGGGTTAAAAATACTCTCATCTCAAATGAAAAAAGGACTATTTAAAAAAACAATACTGAAGGTTATTGAGGACATTGAGGGTGGAAGTACGCTTTCCGGAGCTTTTGTAAAACATCCAAGGGTTTTTGATACGTTATACGTTAGCATTGTAAGGGCAGGTGAAGTGAGCGGTACTCTGGATATTATTTTACAGCGCTTAGCCGATTTTCGGGAAAAGATGGAGCGGCTTATCAGAAAAATAATTAGCGCTATGATTTATCCTATTGTCGTTATGGTTGTTGCAATAGGCATTCTTATAGGTCTTATGATTTTCATCGTTCCAAATTTTGCCAAAATATTTGAAGAGTTGGGTCTGGAGTTGCCAGTTCCTACTAAAATGCTTATTCTGTTCAGTACTATCTTAAAAACGCAGTGGATATGTATTCCTTCCGTACCGTTAGGAAGTTTCATTCTTTATAAATGCCTGGGGGAAATAAAAAAGATGAGGTTGCTGATAGATAAGACCAAATTTAAATTGCCAATCTTCGGTAATATTATCAATAAATCTACCATATCGAGATTTACCCGTACCCTTGCGACCCTGACGTCTAGTGGAGTACCAATCTTAGATGCCCTGAATAACGCCAAAGAATCTACCGGAAATGCAGCTATGGCTCAGGCAATCCAGCATATTCATGATAGTATCAGAGGAGGAGAGAGTATAACGAAGCCCCTGAGAGCCTCTAAAATATGTGATGAGATGGTAGTTAATATGGTGGAGGTCGGAGAGGAAACAGGAGGACTGGATGCTATGCTTAATAAGGTAGCAGATAATTATGATGATGAAGTAGACAGGGCAGTGGAGGCTATGGTTAGCTTGATAGAACCTATAATGATTGTATTTCTGGGGGGTTCAGTTGGTTTTATTGTAATCGCCATGTTTGTGCCGCTGATAAAATTAATGCAGGGTATTAGTGGTCAATAA
- a CDS encoding hydroxylamine oxidoreductase translates to MNYLLQFRVKSVGFLTLVVSFTGLIWFTGCTIHTEMVATPHKETIPESAAATMKIERGITDESLRCIVCHEERGVTHGWIADWEASAHARNGVGCEACHINPEGEPVVKEAVELEYLHTDGSNCEDKRVHLRVIAGNCGECHTKQYKEFIKSRHSIGWERMLAYGHDTGLSKDIRLARCEQCHNIQFKCDSCHTRHTFSALEAKTPEVCRTCHTGQDHPHYDMYISSKHGTVYTATQTNILKESQSIKALRAPVCITCHMPEGNHDISFGLAYAPVGDGLSYSNREGIPVGKNKLTKRRSDMLSVCNTCHSPGFAEKTLTKADVVHEKVNAVMDEAKNTILELEKEGLIYLSNIKNAKMIDTTSPVHALILGSPQLYGGSRIERLFLDIICNAVVASKGAYHVNPNYTYLYGLAEMQKGMSDMKEEAKNLREEAEFKRKMGSKLR, encoded by the coding sequence ATGAATTATCTCTTACAATTCAGAGTTAAATCTGTAGGATTTCTTACTCTCGTTGTCTCTTTTACCGGACTAATTTGGTTCACGGGTTGTACAATACACACGGAGATGGTAGCTACTCCTCATAAAGAAACAATTCCAGAGTCGGCTGCAGCAACAATGAAGATTGAGCGGGGAATTACGGACGAATCCTTAAGGTGTATAGTATGCCATGAAGAGCGAGGCGTAACTCACGGCTGGATTGCCGATTGGGAGGCCAGCGCACATGCCAGGAATGGTGTGGGATGTGAGGCATGTCATATTAACCCTGAGGGAGAACCGGTGGTAAAAGAAGCTGTTGAACTAGAGTATCTCCACACCGACGGAAGCAATTGTGAGGATAAGAGGGTACATCTCCGGGTCATTGCTGGCAACTGTGGGGAATGTCATACCAAACAGTACAAAGAATTCATAAAGAGCCGCCATTCCATTGGATGGGAGAGGATGTTAGCGTATGGTCACGATACGGGGCTTTCCAAAGATATCCGTTTAGCCAGGTGCGAACAGTGCCATAATATTCAATTTAAATGTGATTCGTGCCACACAAGACATACCTTCAGTGCCCTTGAGGCAAAAACTCCCGAGGTCTGCCGGACGTGTCATACGGGGCAGGACCACCCGCATTATGATATGTACATTTCTTCCAAACATGGGACCGTATATACTGCAACCCAAACCAATATATTAAAAGAATCTCAATCAATCAAGGCATTACGTGCGCCAGTGTGTATTACCTGTCATATGCCCGAGGGCAATCATGATATCAGTTTTGGGCTTGCCTATGCACCGGTAGGAGACGGCTTATCTTATAGTAACCGGGAAGGTATTCCTGTCGGCAAAAACAAGTTAACGAAAAGACGCAGTGATATGTTGTCTGTTTGCAATACCTGTCATTCACCGGGTTTTGCTGAGAAAACATTAACGAAGGCTGACGTCGTTCATGAGAAGGTAAATGCCGTTATGGATGAGGCAAAGAATACTATTCTTGAATTGGAAAAAGAAGGCCTTATCTATTTATCGAATATTAAGAATGCCAAGATGATTGATACCACATCTCCTGTTCATGCCCTTATTCTTGGGTCTCCGCAATTATATGGTGGATCAAGAATAGAGCGTTTATTTCTCGATATAATTTGTAACGCCGTTGTTGCCTCGAAAGGGGCATACCACGTGAATCCCAATTATACATACCTGTATGGACTTGCAGAGATGCAAAAAGGTATGAGTGATATGAAAGAAGAGGCAAAGAACCTACGGGAAGAAGCAGAATTCAAGAGAAAGATGGGCAGTAAATTGAGATAA
- a CDS encoding putative heme protein yields the protein MKKTITVVLLTTMVIIILIWAVGLRFPTHIYSPDDLHKDHQGIQDCRQCHIPFKGAASGLCMTSDCHTIDRLSQLSNKLLSDLHISYARQDCLHCHTEHKGIAGKITKPFDHKTIDVSILHECFACHTVDYQKAHPGKYNTDCNMCHISTTGWKIISFNHNTILGKTACTTCHSMPKDEKHKKFPETCETCHTTKNWREILFNHDALDSMQVCIECHKKPSDNLHATISEDCRVCHSTKKWKPANFDHDTYFPLTGDHCVSCNICHQSGNYQQYTCLNCHEHNTSHIRHEHEEHGIYDYGNCLRCHKMTVDGKSYGNPAAEAYDDEGDEGEDD from the coding sequence ATGAAAAAAACCATAACAGTTGTTTTGCTTACCACGATGGTGATAATCATTCTTATTTGGGCTGTAGGCTTAAGATTTCCAACTCATATATACTCCCCTGATGATCTCCATAAAGATCATCAGGGTATTCAAGACTGCCGACAATGTCATATCCCTTTTAAAGGTGCAGCCTCAGGTTTATGCATGACCAGTGATTGCCATACCATTGATAGATTATCGCAACTTTCAAATAAACTATTATCCGACCTACATATCTCCTATGCCAGGCAAGATTGTCTGCATTGCCATACCGAACATAAAGGAATTGCAGGAAAGATTACGAAGCCTTTTGATCACAAGACGATTGATGTGAGCATATTACATGAATGTTTTGCCTGTCATACTGTAGATTATCAAAAGGCCCATCCGGGTAAATATAACACGGATTGCAATATGTGTCACATTTCAACTACGGGATGGAAAATTATTTCGTTTAACCATAATACTATTTTAGGTAAAACGGCCTGTACAACGTGTCATTCCATGCCGAAGGATGAAAAACATAAAAAATTTCCAGAAACCTGTGAGACCTGCCATACAACAAAGAATTGGAGAGAGATCCTTTTTAACCATGATGCACTTGATTCGATGCAAGTCTGCATAGAATGCCATAAAAAACCTTCAGATAACCTCCATGCCACTATCTCTGAAGACTGTAGGGTATGCCACTCAACAAAAAAATGGAAACCTGCAAACTTCGACCACGATACATATTTTCCTCTTACAGGAGATCATTGTGTCTCATGTAATATCTGTCATCAAAGCGGTAATTATCAGCAATATACCTGTTTAAATTGCCACGAGCACAATACTTCTCACATACGCCATGAGCATGAAGAGCACGGTATATACGATTATGGGAACTGTTTAAGATGCCATAAAATGACGGTTGATGGGAAGAGTTATGGGAATCCTGCCGCTGAGGCTTATGATGATGAAGGGGATGAGGGAGAAGATGATTAA
- a CDS encoding putative cobalt/zinc/cadmium cation efflux pump: MSNSLAVISDAVNSVTDVISSVIIFFAVKTSSKQADEGHPFGHHRAEPIAGLIVAIFAGILGFEMLHTSTFNMVKAHEHKIGSYTIVVLVISIGMKFVMSQYFKKISHDINSPALMASSIDSRNDVYVSLAAMVGVICGFFGYPQMDDISAILISFWIIYAGYKIGVQNIDYLMGKQPEPNIMEEIKRKSEAVSGVIEIHDVRAHYVGHYIHVEIHISLDQHLTLTQAHDIGKNVQRAVESIEGIHKAFVHIDPI; encoded by the coding sequence ATGTCGAACAGTTTGGCGGTTATTTCTGATGCCGTGAATTCGGTTACTGATGTCATTTCTTCAGTAATTATTTTCTTTGCTGTAAAGACTTCTTCGAAACAGGCGGATGAAGGACATCCGTTTGGTCATCACCGGGCAGAGCCTATCGCGGGTTTGATTGTTGCGATCTTTGCCGGTATCCTGGGCTTCGAGATGTTACATACATCTACGTTTAATATGGTAAAAGCACATGAACATAAAATCGGCTCTTATACGATTGTCGTGCTCGTTATATCAATAGGTATGAAATTTGTCATGTCTCAATATTTCAAAAAGATAAGTCATGATATCAATAGCCCTGCCCTCATGGCAAGTTCTATTGATAGCAGGAATGATGTATATGTGTCTCTTGCCGCTATGGTGGGAGTCATCTGCGGATTTTTTGGATATCCGCAAATGGATGATATCTCTGCAATCCTTATTAGTTTTTGGATTATTTACGCAGGATATAAGATTGGTGTGCAAAATATTGATTACCTTATGGGTAAGCAGCCTGAACCGAATATTATGGAAGAAATAAAAAGAAAATCTGAAGCCGTTTCCGGTGTTATTGAAATCCATGATGTCCGTGCACATTATGTAGGACATTATATTCATGTTGAAATTCACATATCCTTAGATCAGCATCTAACACTGACCCAAGCACATGATATTGGGAAAAATGTACAAAGAGCAGTTGAGAGTATTGAGGGTATTCATAAGGCCTTTGTACATATAGACCCTATCTAG